Sequence from the Mixophyes fleayi isolate aMixFle1 chromosome 4, aMixFle1.hap1, whole genome shotgun sequence genome:
AAGCAGTTAAATATTCCCACTGCaaactataaaaaaattaaacatacatCCCATACATTTAGGGTGACAATGAGTTTTGATTGCTGGAAATATTCCATTTATTAAGTTGGTAATATGCAGATGCTAGAAGTGCATTGATTAAAATAACTGCTGACTATGGTTCTATATCTGTTTTATAGCATTTGGTACACAGAAGGAAGCATGGGGTGATTCAATGTGTCAAGCAAATTTGTATCACACACTGTACGTATTCTGTATTTCTACTTAGAACAATGGGAGCTTTACACAACCTTGTTAAATAAGGTCATATATTATCAGTTAATGTTGCACTTCTTTGGTTTGTGCCCTTTGTTGTTATATCACCCAGTGGAAAGGTGGGTCTGAAGGGGAACATCTGCAGAATGTCTACATAACTAAAGCATCTCTCCATGATTAGCCATTCGCATATAACTGTGGAGTAGTTCTCTTTACAAACATTGGCCTGGTTCATAGCATCTTATCTAAAAGCTACTAAATTagatatatttttcacatttttgggcTTTTTAAACAAAAGTGATGCATTATTATCACTGCTAGAATCAAACCATTACTTCCAATGAAGAATGGAGAGTTTGAAGTCAATGGGACATATTTTTAAAAGAAGCATAGTGTTCAAATGGGTGATAATCTACCTTTCAATAGTTTCAGTGGTAAATGAATATTGAAAACACAGTTGATTCAATAATCTCATGAATTGTAGTAGAAacatattgtgatttttttttcttaatatcctGGGCTCTCAAATGTTGTTCTGCACCTCTCATCACATCACCATCAGGTGCATAAACATTCTGTACAATGTAAAACTTGAAGAGTTCCTTTATGTTGTTTTCTacgataatattttattattttcatttgcatAATCTGGAAAACATTTCAGTGTTTTCATAATATGACAAATGGGCTGAGATGGAATCTTCAATGTGAGAATTGTCAGAGTTTTATAAATTGTGCTTCAAGACTTACGTAGtccatattttatgtactgtTTAACCACAATTGTATTAACTCTGGTTTTTTTATAATGCTGATCATTAAGTctagttattacattttttttataaacatttttgggGAACAAAACATACCCCAACAGCTCTCACTCATATTATTACCTGTTCTAAAACACTCTATTGTGATTTCATGTCCTAAACTAGATGACATAATTAAGCAGCCAAAAACATACCAATCGTTTAATTGATTCCTGACGAAAttaatacgtgtgtgtgtgtgtgtgtgtgtgtgtgtgtgtgtgtgtgtgtgtgtgtgtgtgttcatgtagGTGGAaatacagattgtaagctccattggggcagggactgatgtgaatgattagatATTCTCCTCAAAGTACTGTgcaatatgtaggtgctatataaataaaaggagaTTCTTCTCTAAATAGTGATTATGGGCAAATTCATACTTTCATGATATTTTAACATCCATATAGATGAGCAAAAGTCACACATAATGTTTTGTACCACTCCACAGAGTTCAACCAAAatccttttttatttaaacttataTGTTAATATAACTGTTAAATTTGTCTTTGCAAATGCACAAAAAAAGCAAAtggtttctatttttttatttacttcatgTATACAAATAGCTAAATAATTTACATTACATTTCTTATATGTcggtataaataaaatagttacaAATATGTGCATAAATACAGTGTATTTGAATTAGAAAGATGGTGTTTTGAAAATAATTTCTCGGAACTGCAGTTCATCAGTTTCACCTCAGAGCGCCGCTGTTTAACCAATAAGGAGAAGAATACAGAACTGGAGATCCACTGATATTTTcatcactcacacacactgcagatcTACAGGAAGACACACAGCCATTTTCTGGATTCTCTCTACACAAAATACAGGATATTTAATCTTTTCTcaaacaatttaatttataaCTATATATGTTCTAACAAACTGGATTACAAATACTGACCATCAAAGGGATTATTGTTGAAGAATCCATGTCCTTAGGATGGCTGAGATGAAAcctcatacacagacatacaaaggATTTAGATGGCAAGTAATATTTTCCTTCTTATTTTCTTGGCTGTGTCATTCAGTCTCTGGtcagattcattattctattgtaGAAGAAATGAGAAAAGACTCTGTTATAGCAAATATTGCAAAATACCTTGGATTAGATATTAAACAGCTGTCATCTAGAAAACTGAGAATTGATTCCCATGTTTcagataaatatttttatgtaaatctaGATAATGGAAATCTATATGTTAAGGACAGGATAGATAGAGAGACACTGTGTGGGACAGCAGCTACCTGCTTCCTAACCTTTGATGCAGTGGTTGAAAATCCCTTAAATGTTTTCACTGTTAATATAGAAATTAAGGATACAAATGATAATTCCCCAAGATTTGTTCCCAACATACTCACTTTAGATGTTATTGAATCTACATTACCTGGAACAAGATTTACTTTACAAAGAGCAGGAGATGCAGACATTGGTATTAATTCAGTACAGACATACAGGCTCAGTGATAATCATCATTTTACACTGAGTGAGAAGATCAGAACAGATGGGAGTAAATATCCAGAACTTGTGTTAGAGAAACCTTTAgatagagaaacacaaaacatttaTCAGTTAGTGCTGACTGCACTAGATGGGGGAAATCCTATTAGATCTGGAACTGCTTCAATCAAAATAATTGTTACTGATGTTAATGATAATGTCCCTGTGTTTACTAAAGAAAATTATAAAGtcattgtaaaagaaaatattccaatcAATACAACTGTGATCAGTATAATTGCACATGACCAAGATGAAGGTATCAATGCACAGATCACATATTCTTTAAGTGAAACATCAGATAATGTCCAACAAATAGGTGCATTCAGTATTCATTCAACAAATGGTGatattacaataaacaaaaatttgGATTTTGAAGTGATAAGAAATTATGAGCTGACTGTACAAGCAAAGGATGGAGGCGGCCTTATCACCCATTCCAAAGTATTAATAGAAGTAACAGATGAGAATGACAACGCACCTGAGATATCCATCACATCATTATCTAGTCCTATTCCTGAGGATTCTGCACCTGGCACAGTGATAGCTCTGATTAAAGTTCATGATCTCGATACAGGAAAGAATGGAGAAGTTGATTGCAGCATCATGGAGGAAGTACCTTTTAGTTTAATAGTATCTACTAATAATTATTATAGAATAGTTACAACAACTGAGGTAAACAGAGAGAAAGTATCTTGTTATAACATCACAATTTTAGCTACTGACAGAGGATCTCCCCCACTTTCCAGCAGAAGAACCATCAGACTCGAGATATCAGATGTTAATGACAATCCACCAACATTTATGAAATCTACTTATGTTGCTTATGTACCAGAGAACAATTTACCAGGAGgctcaatatacagtatacaagctTCAGATCCTGATACTGGAGACAATGctaaaattatttattcaatattcAGCAGTAATACAGAAGATCTCCCAGTGTCCTCTTATCTGTCCATCAATATAGAGACTGGAGTTCTCTATGCTCAGAGATCATTTGATTATGAGCAGCACAAGGAGTTTCTAATACAAATAACTGCTAGAGACAATGGATCCCCATCTCTGAGCAGTAATGTCACATTAATTATCCGTATAATGGATCAGAATGATAATGCTCCAAAAATCCTGTACCCATCACCAGAAAGTGGTGGACCAGCTGTGTTTGAGATGGTCCCTTTTGCCTCTGAACAAGGATCATTAATAACTAAGGTGGTTGCAGTGGACGCAGACTCTGGACATAATGCCTGGCTCTCTTATCACTTCATACATGTGTCAGAACCATCTCACTTTATCATTAGTCAGCACACGGGTGAAATCAGGACATCACGTGTCTTTCAAGAGAAGGATATATTGAAACACAAGgttgtggtgatggtgaaggacaATGGAGACCCCTCTCTCTCAGCTACAGTCACCTTAAGTCTCGTTGTTGCAAATAACTTTCAGCAGGTGGTTCCAAAACTCAGTAATCAGATCAATAATGAAGAGTCACAATCTAATTTGCAGTTATATCTAGTCGTAGCCCTTGTGCTTATTTCCTTGTTATTTATTGTTACTGTTATGTTGGTCATTATATCAAAATGTAGAGAATTAAAACCTTCACCAACTTTTGGATCTCTAAGTACAAGTTTGTATCCTCCAGTGGACCCCAGGATGCTCTCCATGTACAGTGATGGGACTTTACCTCTTCCCTACTCATACAATGTGTGTGTAGCTTTGGATTCAACTGCAGATGACTTTACTTATATCACATCTAACCAAAATGTCCCTGTGGACAATCTTATTGATGCTGATGACTCAGGACTTGGAAATGAAAGCTTAAAGCAAACTTTGCCACCTAGCAGTGTCATTGAGGTGAGTTCATTTAAATATAATCTATCTGTGTATTGATGCAATTGTAATATTAATCTATGTAGCAATTTCAATTAATTTGTGGTATAAAAATAGATGAAATATTACATAAAGCAATTAACTAAGTTATGCAGTATATTACATAGGATGCTCAGAACATACCACGGTGTGATATACTCTATGGTCTGTGGACATCTAGTGAATAGAGCTCATCACccaatcagtgatgtcactgagaaaTGTTTAGTATGTGACCAGTGTGGTCATATGAATAAGAAGCAACCAGCACTGGGATTCTTTATTAATGCTATAGTCACTTCTTATTCAGTAATCTGCACACATAGGCCTTGGGATCTTCAATGATAAACAATGGAGATATTTACCtatataaaatgctgaaaaatcAGGTAATACATAATATGCTTAATAGTTGggtctgtataatatgctggacatcgAGGTTATATAACATGCTGTATTTGCTGCTCCAAGTTTGGAACGTAGATCTGTGGGAAAAGATTAAACCCTACAGGTTTGTCCAGGCtactaatctaatatataaatgattagtggcgtctgtctgtctgtgtgtgtgtgggaaaaaaaaaaccaagttgcagcgccacctgctgggcagaattatacactgacctactaaattcttagggcctgagtcattaaggcaagcaaaggagtaaatgttctctgggacaaaccatgttacaatgtaaggggtgcaaatcagtttattattttgtacataagttaaatactggctgttttttcatctagcacacaaatacttgctagctttattattacattgaaatataaagttgatctaggacatgccctacccaaactataaatctgcctcacattttaaatttacctccccctccaatacaacatggttttgcccaggtgcaaatgttactccttttttatgctttactctccttaatgactcaggcccttagtgtgtgtAGGGAaacaaattcaaaaagggctgaaatttggtagggctcaaactcattttcgtgaggtaattttacctcatgaacacacatgtgtagaggcgtg
This genomic interval carries:
- the LOC142149588 gene encoding protocadherin gamma-B1-like translates to MAEMKPHTQTYKGFRWQVIFSFLFSWLCHSVSGQIHYSIVEEMRKDSVIANIAKYLGLDIKQLSSRKLRIDSHVSDKYFYVNLDNGNLYVKDRIDRETLCGTAATCFLTFDAVVENPLNVFTVNIEIKDTNDNSPRFVPNILTLDVIESTLPGTRFTLQRAGDADIGINSVQTYRLSDNHHFTLSEKIRTDGSKYPELVLEKPLDRETQNIYQLVLTALDGGNPIRSGTASIKIIVTDVNDNVPVFTKENYKVIVKENIPINTTVISIIAHDQDEGINAQITYSLSETSDNVQQIGAFSIHSTNGDITINKNLDFEVIRNYELTVQAKDGGGLITHSKVLIEVTDENDNAPEISITSLSSPIPEDSAPGTVIALIKVHDLDTGKNGEVDCSIMEEVPFSLIVSTNNYYRIVTTTEVNREKVSCYNITILATDRGSPPLSSRRTIRLEISDVNDNPPTFMKSTYVAYVPENNLPGGSIYSIQASDPDTGDNAKIIYSIFSSNTEDLPVSSYLSINIETGVLYAQRSFDYEQHKEFLIQITARDNGSPSLSSNVTLIIRIMDQNDNAPKILYPSPESGGPAVFEMVPFASEQGSLITKVVAVDADSGHNAWLSYHFIHVSEPSHFIISQHTGEIRTSRVFQEKDILKHKVVVMVKDNGDPSLSATVTLSLVVANNFQQVVPKLSNQINNEESQSNLQLYLVVALVLISLLFIVTVMLVIISKCRELKPSPTFGSLSTSLYPPVDPRMLSMYSDGTLPLPYSYNVCVALDSTADDFTYITSNQNVPVDNLIDADDSGLGNESLKQTLPPSSVIEVSSFKYNLSVY